The Luteolibacter rhizosphaerae genome window below encodes:
- a CDS encoding 6-phosphofructokinase codes for MSEGIAIFTSGGDAAGMNPAIKCAADYAASRGYKPWLVYDGLRGLIDDKIVESRSDLISGILHRGGTFLRSSRSKRFFEIEFRRQAFENLKKRGINKLIVIGGDGSFRALNQFYADFGIPFAGIPATIDNDIAGTDYCLGVDTALNMIRQSVDSIRDTATSFSRAFVIEVMGRHCGYLAMVSALACGAELCLTTEIPYDLEKIGAKLKHEIKHEGRDHIIAIVAEGTKMADYTTRYINDSIGMEARLTVLGHVQRGGSPTVHDRIMAYKFAVAAVDSLHAGETNAIMVYRDGTFGHLPIHTVVDSKYKIDPAIMKLCSSLCS; via the coding sequence ATGAGCGAAGGCATCGCAATTTTCACTTCCGGCGGAGACGCGGCGGGCATGAACCCCGCCATCAAATGTGCTGCGGACTACGCGGCCAGCCGCGGCTATAAGCCCTGGCTCGTATACGACGGCCTGCGCGGCCTGATCGATGACAAGATCGTGGAGTCGCGTAGCGACCTGATCTCCGGCATCCTCCACCGCGGCGGCACCTTCCTGCGCTCCTCGCGCTCGAAGCGTTTCTTCGAGATCGAGTTCCGCCGCCAAGCCTTCGAGAACCTCAAGAAGCGCGGCATCAACAAGCTCATCGTGATCGGCGGCGACGGCTCCTTCCGCGCTCTCAACCAGTTCTACGCGGACTTCGGCATCCCCTTCGCCGGGATCCCCGCCACCATCGACAACGACATCGCCGGCACCGACTACTGCCTCGGCGTGGACACCGCTCTGAACATGATCCGGCAGTCCGTTGACTCGATTCGCGACACCGCAACCTCCTTTTCGCGCGCTTTCGTGATCGAAGTGATGGGTCGCCACTGCGGCTACCTCGCCATGGTCAGCGCCCTCGCCTGCGGCGCCGAACTCTGCCTGACCACCGAAATCCCCTACGATCTCGAAAAAATCGGCGCCAAGCTGAAACACGAAATCAAGCACGAGGGCCGCGACCACATCATCGCGATCGTGGCGGAAGGCACCAAGATGGCCGACTACACCACCCGCTACATCAACGACTCCATCGGGATGGAAGCCCGCCTCACCGTGCTCGGCCACGTCCAGCGCGGCGGCTCCCCCACCGTCCACGACCGGATCATGGCCTACAAGTTCGCCGTCGCCGCCGTCGATTCCCTCCACGCCGGCGAAACGAACGCGATCATGGTCTACCGCGATGGCACCTTCGGCCACCTGCCGATCCACACCGTGGTGGACTCGAAGTACAAGATCGACCCGGCCATCATGAAGCTCTGCTCGTCGCTCTGTAGCTGA
- a CDS encoding polyprenyl synthetase family protein, which produces MDLNAYLADRAAEVDAALDAFLPKAKEKPATIHAAMRYTVFAGGKRLRPILCLAAAEACGGDTESAMPPACAVEILHTYSLVHDDLPCMDDDDLRRGRPTCHKVYGEGMAVLTGDALLTEAFLILAQTTPATRYPGASYVAELALTGGSTRLIGGQVMDLEGEGKKLTKAQLVKIHEAKTAALLTTSIRLGAMTANATEKQLEALSIFGRALGLAFQVIDDILDVTQSTEVLGKTAGKDAAVEKATYPAILGLEKSRKEAAKLTKEALDALKPFGKKAARLQEIAEYLLKREY; this is translated from the coding sequence ATGGATCTCAACGCCTACCTCGCCGACCGCGCCGCGGAAGTGGACGCCGCCCTCGATGCCTTCCTGCCGAAGGCCAAGGAGAAACCGGCGACGATCCATGCTGCCATGCGCTACACCGTCTTTGCCGGCGGCAAGCGCTTGCGGCCGATTCTCTGTCTAGCCGCCGCCGAAGCCTGCGGAGGAGATACGGAGAGCGCGATGCCCCCGGCCTGCGCGGTGGAGATCCTGCACACCTACTCCTTGGTCCATGATGACCTTCCGTGCATGGACGACGACGACCTGCGCCGCGGTCGCCCGACCTGTCACAAGGTCTATGGCGAAGGCATGGCCGTCCTCACCGGTGACGCCCTCTTGACTGAAGCTTTCCTGATCCTTGCCCAGACGACTCCGGCCACACGTTACCCGGGAGCTTCCTACGTTGCGGAGCTCGCCCTGACCGGTGGCTCCACCCGCTTGATCGGCGGTCAGGTCATGGATTTGGAAGGGGAGGGCAAGAAGCTGACCAAGGCGCAGCTCGTGAAGATCCACGAGGCGAAGACCGCCGCGCTTCTCACCACTTCCATCCGCCTCGGGGCGATGACCGCCAACGCCACCGAGAAGCAGCTCGAAGCTCTCAGCATCTTCGGCCGTGCCCTTGGTCTCGCTTTCCAGGTGATCGATGACATTCTCGACGTGACCCAGTCCACCGAGGTTCTCGGCAAGACTGCCGGCAAGGACGCAGCCGTGGAAAAGGCCACCTATCCCGCGATCCTGGGCCTGGAGAAATCCCGCAAGGAAGCGGCGAAGCTCACCAAGGAAGCTCTCGATGCCCTCAAGCCCTTCGGCAAGAAGGCGGCGCGTCTTCAAGAGATCGCGGAGTACTTGTTGAAACGCGAATACTGA
- a CDS encoding DUF5069 domain-containing protein — protein sequence MPRSAYDQTSGLVYFPRMCEKIRLHAQGELPADYHEYLGKGFDGRICGFLRVSYDDLKAQVLSGKTDDEVLAWCLENGRGLEAIDYLVWNGFARKRGWRDEDGGSEFLANAKANAGFANRDAIMTMFDFYEHDEGRAS from the coding sequence ATGCCCCGCAGTGCTTACGACCAGACCAGCGGACTCGTGTATTTCCCGCGGATGTGCGAGAAGATCCGTCTGCATGCCCAAGGCGAGCTGCCTGCCGACTATCACGAGTATCTTGGCAAAGGTTTCGACGGGCGGATCTGCGGGTTCCTCCGCGTGAGCTATGATGACTTGAAAGCCCAAGTGCTCTCCGGAAAGACCGACGACGAAGTGCTGGCTTGGTGTCTGGAGAACGGTCGTGGGCTTGAGGCGATCGATTATCTGGTATGGAACGGCTTCGCGCGCAAACGCGGCTGGCGCGATGAGGATGGCGGATCGGAGTTTCTCGCGAATGCGAAGGCAAATGCCGGCTTCGCGAATCGCGATGCGATCATGACCATGTTCGACTTCTACGAGCACGACGAAGGGCGGGCGTCATGA
- a CDS encoding DMT family transporter, with amino-acid sequence MNPPDNSKARAGMIFGLLGVLSFSLTLPATRLAVASFDPIMVGLGRSLVAAFPAALLLFFTKQPLPARHQVGPLLLVVLGVIIGFPVCSAWAMQRVDASHGAVLIGILPLATAVAAFLWAGERPSTRFWISSISGSLTVVGFSLSAGSGALSPADLALIAAVMLAALGYAEGGRLARVLGGWQVICWSLILAFPIILGPLVWLVARDGLDATPSAWAGFAYLSVFSALLGFFAWYHGLALGGVAKVGQIQLLQPFFTFCFAALFLGEHLTAKPLLCAGIVATLIFFGRRKPGVTKQLKLAGAPVNAK; translated from the coding sequence ATGAATCCTCCCGACAACTCCAAGGCACGGGCAGGGATGATCTTCGGATTGCTGGGCGTGTTGTCTTTCAGTCTCACGCTTCCGGCCACCCGGCTTGCAGTGGCGTCCTTCGATCCGATCATGGTCGGGCTTGGTCGCTCCCTTGTGGCGGCCTTCCCTGCCGCTCTGTTGTTGTTCTTCACCAAGCAACCCTTGCCGGCGCGCCATCAGGTGGGACCGCTTCTTCTGGTGGTGCTCGGTGTGATCATCGGGTTCCCCGTGTGCAGCGCTTGGGCCATGCAGCGCGTCGATGCCAGCCATGGCGCAGTGCTGATCGGCATTCTCCCTTTGGCTACGGCGGTGGCTGCTTTCTTGTGGGCAGGAGAGAGACCTTCCACGCGTTTCTGGATCTCCAGCATTTCCGGTAGCCTTACGGTAGTCGGCTTCTCTTTGTCCGCGGGCAGCGGTGCCCTCTCGCCGGCAGATCTCGCCCTCATTGCCGCGGTCATGCTGGCAGCCTTGGGCTATGCGGAGGGCGGTCGCCTTGCCCGGGTGCTCGGCGGCTGGCAGGTGATTTGCTGGTCTTTGATCCTCGCCTTTCCGATCATCCTCGGTCCGCTCGTTTGGCTGGTGGCCCGGGATGGCTTGGATGCCACGCCCTCCGCTTGGGCCGGATTTGCCTACCTTAGTGTCTTCAGCGCTCTCCTCGGTTTCTTCGCGTGGTATCACGGGCTGGCGCTGGGAGGCGTCGCTAAGGTGGGTCAGATCCAGTTGCTACAACCCTTCTTCACTTTCTGCTTCGCCGCGCTCTTCTTGGGCGAACATCTTACGGCCAAGCCGCTGCTTTGCGCCGGGATCGTTGCGACCCTCATCTTCTTCGGTCGCCGCAAGCCCGGCGTCACTAAACAGCTCAAGCTGGCCGGCGCACCGGTGAACGCAAAGTGA
- a CDS encoding VF530 family protein has translation MSDENRQHPKDPLHGVTLETIVRTLQERHGWEEMGFRVRVRCFNENPSIKSSLTFLRKTPWAREKIEAWYVRELKRYGKPPSPPQPDA, from the coding sequence ATGAGTGATGAAAACCGCCAACACCCGAAGGATCCGCTGCACGGCGTGACCCTGGAGACCATCGTGCGGACGCTGCAGGAACGGCATGGCTGGGAGGAGATGGGATTCCGTGTACGCGTGCGCTGCTTCAACGAGAACCCCAGCATCAAGTCGAGCCTGACCTTCCTGCGCAAGACGCCTTGGGCCCGGGAGAAGATCGAGGCGTGGTATGTGCGGGAACTGAAGCGTTACGGCAAGCCGCCTTCACCTCCTCAACCTGACGCTTGA
- a CDS encoding DUF1328 family protein, whose protein sequence is MLHWTITFLILALIAGLLGFTGIAGAAVGVAKILFFVFLVLLVISALSNALRGKAP, encoded by the coding sequence ATGCTTCACTGGACAATCACCTTTCTCATTCTTGCGCTGATCGCAGGCCTGCTCGGATTCACGGGCATCGCGGGTGCCGCGGTGGGTGTCGCAAAGATTCTCTTCTTCGTTTTCCTAGTCCTTCTCGTGATCTCCGCCCTGTCGAACGCGCTTCGTGGGAAAGCTCCCTGA
- a CDS encoding lipid A deacylase LpxR family protein, which translates to MSELRSRTLFLLPLLAALPAQAQSDSDHDKPLPDWGKGYLTFYFDNDLFADTDRDYTNGARLSWISSNRDAEDLDSLQQILRRLSGDSESFDIFKTITGFKDPKDIQYNYGLSLTQLMFTPETASSYTQPIGERRYAGWLGLGYSLHIKDDRILNSVEFTLGTTGSNALAENSQDFIHSVRDIEKFNGWDNQIPNEITADLSFVQKRRADFVKWNYGAFRMDGVTEWGARLGTFRTAAHLGGFFRFGFNLPPDFSDPRLSETAYSNLYFDTDDPYTGNWSVYLLFGATGRGIAHDATLDGPLFHDFKTGNNREPFVGEVFGGGGIRYRDVELSYVHTWRTQEYEEQRGEGADFGSVALRVRF; encoded by the coding sequence ATGAGCGAATTGCGCAGCCGTACCCTATTCCTTCTGCCGCTTCTGGCGGCGCTCCCGGCGCAAGCCCAGTCGGATTCGGATCACGACAAACCGCTGCCGGATTGGGGCAAGGGTTACCTGACCTTCTATTTCGACAACGATCTCTTCGCCGATACCGACCGTGATTACACCAACGGTGCCCGGCTTTCCTGGATTTCCTCGAACCGCGATGCGGAAGATCTCGATAGCCTGCAACAGATCCTGCGCCGCCTGTCGGGTGACTCCGAGAGCTTCGACATTTTCAAGACCATCACCGGCTTCAAGGATCCGAAGGACATCCAGTACAACTACGGCCTGTCGCTCACGCAGTTGATGTTCACTCCGGAGACGGCTTCATCCTACACCCAGCCGATCGGGGAGCGCCGGTACGCCGGCTGGCTCGGACTCGGCTACTCCCTGCACATCAAAGACGATCGCATCCTGAATTCGGTCGAGTTCACGCTCGGTACTACGGGTTCAAACGCCTTGGCGGAGAACTCCCAGGATTTCATTCACAGTGTCCGGGATATCGAGAAGTTCAATGGATGGGACAACCAGATCCCGAACGAAATCACGGCGGATCTCAGCTTCGTTCAGAAGCGCCGGGCGGACTTCGTGAAATGGAACTACGGAGCCTTCCGGATGGACGGGGTTACGGAATGGGGTGCACGCCTCGGCACCTTCCGCACCGCCGCCCACCTCGGTGGATTCTTCCGTTTCGGCTTCAACCTGCCGCCGGATTTCTCGGACCCGCGTCTGTCGGAGACCGCCTACTCGAACCTCTATTTCGATACGGATGATCCGTACACGGGCAATTGGTCGGTCTACCTGCTCTTCGGTGCCACCGGCCGGGGGATTGCGCATGACGCTACCTTGGACGGCCCGCTGTTCCATGATTTCAAGACCGGTAACAACCGTGAACCCTTCGTGGGCGAGGTCTTCGGCGGCGGTGGCATCCGCTACCGGGACGTGGAGTTGAGCTATGTCCACACCTGGCGGACGCAGGAATACGAGGAACAGCGGGGTGAGGGTGCGGATTTCGGTTCCGTCGCGCTGCGGGTTCGCTTCTAG
- a CDS encoding DNA-binding domain-containing protein, protein MRPLEQIQREFFAALQMPLRGSSRRSTHLPPTDEGHSTEFLTKAEELMAGGENLSPAERLELYHRQYWFRVLESVAEDFPHLRRMAGEQKFWEMLEAYLQAYPSGSFTLRHLGRSVAKFISGWQGLDPTQRLWFAALAELEYAAMEVFEAEEREPLAANQLGSAELELQPHVRLIEIPVAADRCMSASKFEPTDEITTHVAVWRGPKGAHQVRLDPTEFILLERLRRGGKLADLFAEPVEPEPTPEEVQQWFSEWQSRGWITTRGSEVIEIKAGDEEDWRGVDKMGSQAVAMDE, encoded by the coding sequence ATGCGGCCGCTTGAGCAGATCCAGCGCGAGTTTTTCGCAGCGCTGCAGATGCCACTGCGTGGCAGCAGCCGCCGGAGCACGCATCTGCCGCCTACGGACGAAGGACATTCGACCGAGTTTCTCACCAAGGCGGAGGAGCTGATGGCGGGGGGGGAGAACTTATCCCCGGCCGAGCGCTTGGAGCTTTATCACCGGCAGTATTGGTTCCGGGTGCTGGAGTCGGTGGCGGAAGATTTCCCGCATCTGCGACGGATGGCGGGCGAGCAGAAGTTCTGGGAGATGCTGGAGGCCTACCTGCAGGCGTATCCTTCCGGAAGTTTCACGCTGCGGCATCTCGGCCGTTCGGTGGCGAAATTCATCTCCGGATGGCAGGGACTTGATCCCACGCAGAGACTTTGGTTCGCGGCGCTGGCGGAGCTGGAGTATGCGGCCATGGAGGTTTTCGAAGCGGAAGAACGGGAGCCGCTCGCTGCGAATCAGCTCGGCAGCGCGGAGCTGGAGCTACAGCCGCACGTGAGACTGATCGAGATCCCGGTGGCGGCGGACCGCTGCATGAGTGCGTCGAAGTTCGAACCTACGGACGAAATCACCACCCACGTGGCGGTCTGGCGCGGGCCGAAGGGCGCACACCAAGTGCGGCTCGATCCGACCGAGTTCATCCTGTTAGAGCGGCTGCGGAGGGGCGGGAAGCTGGCGGATCTCTTCGCGGAGCCGGTCGAGCCGGAGCCCACTCCAGAAGAGGTGCAGCAGTGGTTCTCCGAGTGGCAATCACGGGGCTGGATCACCACGCGCGGCAGCGAAGTGATCGAGATCAAGGCAGGAGACGAGGAGGACTGGAGAGGGGTGGACAAAATGGGCTCCCAGGCCGTGGCAATGGACGAGTGA
- a CDS encoding S1 family peptidase, producing MSRLAVTALAIALIPSSQAAEPESRLHSLVRQHAAGMNFPEILAKDGTSYRKVVIKEVTAASVRFTHTEGESTLPATECPVLWADLFGFSGGTGEPAKPVTTVQAGNHAARSIAVIEGDHSNGTGFFCRAEGRTYLYTAAHVLSGNARLQVKLRNGTVVRKFGMLEAAEGADLVRLPVEEEISEALDIAPETGLAKVGEEVLASGNAAGTGTVGFEKGKVLGVGPTSIEIDAEVIQGNSGGPILDGRSGRALGVVTHLTAAREDRWAKDTRFSEVRRFGCRLDREWEWKKIPIEAFLKEGRAVLAIQDQSELMMAALQPSQWKSEVFRRLSSNPLSRDITALDTWIEEQRTGGQKFSETDRKKRFRGVLESARHRSRSQMTAFNHDGFTWFHRDAADKEIRNRAEIDKVYELSMMDLR from the coding sequence ATGTCCCGCCTCGCCGTCACAGCCTTGGCCATCGCGCTGATTCCGTCTTCGCAAGCGGCGGAGCCGGAGTCGCGCCTGCACTCGCTGGTGCGCCAGCATGCGGCCGGCATGAACTTCCCGGAGATCCTTGCCAAGGATGGGACGAGTTACCGGAAAGTGGTGATCAAGGAGGTCACGGCCGCTTCGGTCCGCTTTACCCACACGGAAGGGGAAAGCACCTTGCCAGCCACCGAGTGTCCGGTGCTGTGGGCCGATCTGTTCGGTTTTTCCGGGGGTACGGGCGAACCGGCGAAGCCGGTGACCACGGTGCAGGCAGGCAATCATGCCGCCCGTTCGATCGCCGTGATCGAGGGAGATCACTCGAACGGCACCGGATTCTTCTGCCGGGCAGAGGGACGGACTTATCTTTACACGGCGGCCCACGTGCTTTCCGGAAACGCCCGCCTGCAGGTGAAACTCCGCAATGGTACCGTGGTGCGGAAGTTCGGGATGCTGGAGGCGGCGGAGGGAGCGGATCTGGTCCGGCTGCCGGTGGAGGAGGAGATTTCCGAGGCTCTGGACATCGCCCCCGAGACCGGCTTGGCAAAGGTGGGCGAGGAGGTGCTGGCCTCCGGGAACGCCGCGGGAACCGGCACCGTGGGATTCGAGAAGGGCAAGGTGCTTGGAGTAGGACCTACCTCCATCGAGATCGATGCCGAGGTGATCCAAGGGAATAGCGGTGGCCCGATCCTAGACGGGCGCAGCGGTCGGGCGCTTGGCGTGGTTACCCACCTCACTGCAGCGCGGGAAGATCGCTGGGCGAAGGACACCCGCTTCTCGGAGGTGAGGCGTTTCGGGTGCCGGCTCGACCGGGAGTGGGAATGGAAGAAGATTCCGATCGAGGCCTTCCTGAAGGAGGGAAGGGCGGTCTTGGCGATCCAAGATCAATCCGAACTGATGATGGCGGCGCTCCAGCCTTCCCAGTGGAAGAGCGAGGTGTTTCGACGGCTTTCTTCGAATCCTCTTTCGCGGGATATCACCGCGCTGGACACGTGGATCGAGGAGCAGCGGACCGGTGGCCAGAAGTTCAGCGAGACGGACCGGAAGAAGCGGTTTCGCGGTGTGTTGGAGAGCGCGCGGCACCGTTCGCGGAGCCAGATGACGGCGTTCAATCACGATGGCTTCACGTGGTTCCATCGGGATGCTGCGGACAAGGAGATCCGGAACCGCGCGGAGATCGACAAGGTGTACGAGCTTTCGATGATGGATCTGCGGTGA
- a CDS encoding PLP-dependent aminotransferase family protein translates to MATVLPLYLELETKLAGLIRSGTFRPGSRFPSVRHTSREHRVSISTVTEAYRRLEDEGLIEARPRSGYFVSPPRISDDRFPTTAAKPSKPIRIERDSAFDAIMEVSGDPAFVRFGSATPGDDIVPEQRIAALTREVMRKHGAASLRYTPPLGRRELRAALSRRAFDFGLNVTPDQIVTTMGGTEAVLLALRAVTRPGDLVTVETPSYFGTLHLVRDLGLRVIEIPVDARSGMVVEALAKALKKHRIAACIVQPQFHNPIGSLMPEERKRELAALAEQNDFTIIEDDVYGDLAHDGPRPPSIASMSQRVIHCGSVSKTIAPGLRVGWAISPTHLDQIRRLKGIQNPWNSTLSELVVAGFLDAGGYDRHLRRIRKIYAEQCAKTREAVLHCFPDCARVNRPAGGFVLWVEMAEGFDSEAFTSAAMEKQISIAPGTIFSASGGLNHCFRLACGFNLDQRGLDAVATLGKLSKRFLPGS, encoded by the coding sequence ATGGCCACCGTCCTGCCATTGTATCTTGAGCTTGAGACCAAGCTCGCCGGTCTGATCCGTTCCGGAACTTTCCGGCCCGGCTCGCGCTTTCCCTCGGTGCGCCACACCAGCCGGGAACACCGCGTCAGCATTTCCACCGTCACGGAGGCCTACCGTCGTTTGGAGGATGAGGGGCTGATCGAGGCCCGTCCGCGCTCCGGCTACTTCGTCTCGCCGCCCCGGATCTCGGATGACCGCTTCCCGACCACGGCGGCCAAGCCCTCGAAGCCCATCCGCATCGAGCGGGATTCCGCCTTTGATGCGATCATGGAGGTTTCCGGGGATCCGGCCTTCGTGCGCTTCGGCTCGGCCACTCCGGGAGACGACATCGTGCCCGAGCAGAGGATTGCCGCGCTCACCCGCGAGGTGATGAGGAAGCATGGTGCGGCCTCCCTGCGCTACACCCCGCCGCTCGGCCGCCGCGAGCTTCGTGCCGCGCTCTCGCGCCGCGCCTTCGATTTCGGCCTGAATGTCACGCCGGACCAGATCGTCACCACCATGGGGGGGACGGAAGCGGTGCTGCTGGCCCTGCGGGCCGTCACTCGTCCCGGTGATTTGGTCACAGTGGAGACGCCTTCCTATTTTGGAACGCTGCATTTGGTCCGTGATCTCGGCCTGCGCGTGATCGAGATCCCCGTCGATGCCCGGAGCGGTATGGTGGTGGAGGCCTTGGCGAAGGCGCTCAAGAAGCACCGCATTGCCGCCTGCATCGTGCAGCCGCAGTTCCACAATCCCATCGGCTCCCTGATGCCGGAGGAGCGCAAGCGCGAGTTGGCGGCACTCGCGGAACAAAACGACTTCACTATCATTGAGGACGATGTCTATGGCGACCTCGCACACGATGGGCCGCGTCCGCCGTCCATCGCCTCGATGAGCCAGCGGGTGATCCACTGCGGCTCGGTCTCGAAGACCATTGCTCCCGGGCTCCGCGTCGGCTGGGCGATCTCTCCCACCCACCTCGATCAGATCCGTCGCCTGAAGGGCATTCAGAACCCTTGGAATAGCACGCTCTCCGAGTTGGTGGTGGCCGGTTTCCTCGATGCCGGCGGCTACGACCGCCACCTCCGCCGCATCCGGAAGATCTATGCCGAGCAATGCGCCAAGACGCGTGAAGCCGTGCTTCATTGCTTCCCCGATTGTGCCCGCGTGAACCGTCCCGCCGGAGGCTTCGTCCTGTGGGTCGAGATGGCGGAAGGCTTCGACTCGGAAGCCTTCACCTCCGCTGCCATGGAGAAGCAGATCAGCATCGCTCCGGGCACGATCTTCTCCGCTTCCGGCGGGCTGAATCACTGCTTCCGACTCGCCTGCGGTTTCAATCTCGACCAACGCGGTTTGGATGCAGTCGCTACCCTCGGCAAGCTCTCCAAACGTTTCCTTCCTGGCTCATGA
- a CDS encoding PIN domain-containing protein, which produces MRVGLDTSVVLRLLIGEPRDQAETAAEFLDSARRAGDQIVVDDLVVAEAYFALQHHYGVSKALALSSLARMFQAGEIVSSGRAASVLSGSFGSKPGFVDRMIHALYTQNDGEMVTFEKSAGKLTGVKLLK; this is translated from the coding sequence ATGAGGGTGGGACTTGATACCTCCGTCGTCTTGAGGCTGTTAATCGGTGAACCGCGAGATCAGGCGGAGACTGCCGCAGAGTTTCTCGATTCGGCCCGCCGTGCAGGCGATCAGATCGTGGTCGATGATCTTGTGGTGGCGGAGGCTTACTTTGCGCTCCAGCACCACTACGGGGTTTCCAAGGCTCTTGCGCTGTCTTCACTCGCGCGAATGTTCCAAGCGGGCGAGATCGTTTCCTCAGGTAGGGCTGCGTCAGTGCTTTCCGGATCGTTTGGGTCCAAGCCGGGCTTCGTGGATCGGATGATCCATGCTCTCTACACGCAGAATGACGGAGAGATGGTGACTTTCGAGAAGTCTGCCGGAAAGCTTACCGGTGTGAAATTGCTCAAGTGA
- a CDS encoding DUF692 domain-containing protein: MGNSRFTSGVELATGIGLRVPHYNHILSEKPAVGWFEIISENYMVEGGRALSVLDRILDQYKVVQHGVGMYPGDAGGVKFEHLRRLKRLVRRTKTPWISDHLCWGSVDGSMSHDLLPIPFTFEAAKKTAENLRIAQDFLEIPLAMENVSSYGEFKDNQMTEWQFLAEVCELADTGILLDVNNIYVSSINNGFDPMEYVNFVPAERVAQIHIAGHSRYQRFVVDTHDHPVVDPVWKLYERAIERCGPVATLLEWDGRIPSFEEVWTEAKKSETWRDTALAKREENAAA; the protein is encoded by the coding sequence ATGGGCAACTCGCGCTTCACATCCGGCGTGGAACTGGCCACGGGCATCGGCCTGCGGGTGCCGCACTACAATCACATCCTGTCGGAAAAGCCGGCAGTGGGATGGTTCGAGATCATCTCGGAGAACTACATGGTGGAGGGAGGACGGGCACTTTCGGTGCTCGACCGGATTCTCGACCAATACAAGGTGGTCCAGCATGGCGTGGGCATGTATCCGGGCGATGCCGGTGGCGTGAAATTCGAACACCTGCGGCGCCTCAAGCGGCTAGTTCGACGGACAAAAACGCCGTGGATTTCCGATCATCTCTGCTGGGGCAGCGTGGATGGCAGCATGAGCCACGACCTGCTACCGATCCCCTTCACCTTCGAGGCGGCGAAGAAGACCGCGGAGAACTTGCGGATCGCCCAGGACTTCCTGGAGATCCCGCTGGCGATGGAGAACGTGAGCAGCTACGGCGAGTTCAAGGACAACCAGATGACCGAGTGGCAATTCCTCGCCGAGGTCTGCGAGCTTGCGGACACGGGAATCCTGCTCGACGTGAACAACATCTACGTTTCCTCCATCAACAACGGCTTCGATCCGATGGAGTATGTGAACTTCGTGCCGGCGGAACGCGTGGCACAGATTCACATCGCCGGACACTCGCGCTACCAGCGTTTCGTCGTGGATACGCACGATCATCCGGTGGTCGATCCGGTGTGGAAGCTTTACGAGCGAGCCATCGAACGCTGCGGTCCGGTGGCCACCTTGCTTGAATGGGACGGCCGGATTCCCTCCTTCGAGGAGGTGTGGACGGAGGCCAAGAAATCGGAGACCTGGCGCGATACCGCGCTGGCAAAACGAGAGGAAAATGCGGCCGCTTGA
- a CDS encoding GNAT family N-acetyltransferase: protein MDRSPGVGQFCAAMTIRTMSSDEASTVGTLIHESTNAWYKAKLGHEIFTGKPEDCKIFIDTYQLLDPGCCLVAEDEGKIVGACFYHPRETHVGVGIMAVRPEATGKGVGKALLDEVIKRAEDLPLRLVSSAMNLDSYSLYTRAGFGPVAVYQDMRIPPDVELPPPPAGPGSVRMANVSHLFGMADLEEEISGIRRAKDLAHFVRNPGGYWTTFVHIAPSGKIDGWLSSVDHAGCRMIGPGVMRDENAALALLHMQLSQARGGSPVFLIGTHESYLIAELYKWGARNVEIHFAQVRGSFSPPGGIIMPTFLPESG, encoded by the coding sequence ATGGACCGTTCGCCCGGCGTCGGCCAATTTTGTGCCGCCATGACCATCAGGACCATGAGTTCCGACGAGGCGAGCACCGTCGGCACCCTTATCCACGAATCCACCAACGCCTGGTATAAGGCGAAGCTCGGTCACGAAATCTTCACCGGGAAGCCGGAGGACTGCAAAATCTTCATCGACACCTATCAGCTTCTCGATCCGGGTTGCTGTCTGGTCGCGGAAGATGAGGGCAAGATTGTGGGTGCCTGCTTCTACCACCCGCGGGAAACCCATGTGGGGGTCGGAATCATGGCCGTCCGACCGGAAGCTACCGGCAAGGGCGTGGGCAAGGCCCTCTTGGACGAGGTGATCAAGCGCGCCGAGGATCTTCCCCTGCGCTTGGTCTCCAGCGCCATGAACCTCGATTCTTATTCGCTCTATACCCGGGCGGGGTTTGGTCCGGTGGCGGTCTATCAGGACATGCGGATTCCCCCGGATGTCGAGTTGCCGCCGCCGCCCGCCGGCCCGGGCAGCGTGCGCATGGCCAATGTCAGCCACCTTTTCGGCATGGCCGATCTGGAGGAAGAGATCTCCGGCATCCGGCGGGCGAAGGACCTCGCCCATTTCGTCCGCAATCCCGGCGGTTACTGGACCACCTTCGTCCACATCGCTCCCTCGGGGAAGATCGATGGCTGGCTCTCCTCCGTCGATCACGCTGGCTGCCGGATGATCGGGCCCGGCGTGATGCGCGACGAAAATGCCGCGTTGGCCCTTCTGCACATGCAGCTTTCACAGGCCCGCGGCGGCTCGCCGGTTTTCCTCATCGGCACCCACGAGTCCTACTTGATCGCAGAGCTATACAAGTGGGGTGCGCGCAATGTGGAAATCCACTTTGCCCAAGTCCGCGGCAGCTTCTCACCGCCGGGAGGCATCATCATGCCGACCTTCCTCCCGGAGAGCGGCTGA